In Haloarcula ordinaria, the genomic window TCCATGGTAATCGACCACACGGGCGAGACGGTGATCGTGACTGGCGCCGGCCGCGGAATCGGGCGCGAGATAGCCTACCACTTCGCCGACGCCGGGGCGGACGTCGTCGCCGCCGCGCGGACCGAGTCGGAGATCGAGGAGACCGTCGCCGGGATCGAGGAACGCGGGTCGACAGGTCTGGCAGTCCCAACGGACCTGCGGGAGCCGGCGGAGATAGTGGCACTGGTGGACGCTGCGACCGACCACTTCGGCACACTCGACGTGCTGGTCAACAACGCCGCCGTCCACGTCGCGGGCGACCCACTCTCGCGGTCGGTCGAGGACATCGATGCCATGCTCGGCGTCAACCTGCGCGGCGTCTTTCTGCTCTCCCAGGCCTTCGCGAACGCGGTGATAGACGGCGACGGCTCCGGCGGGAGCATCGTCAACATCTCGAGCATCGTGGGCCACCTCAGCGTCCCCGCGATGCCGGTGTACTGCGGGACGAAGGCCGGCGTGTACGGACTCACCCGGGGGTTGGCCGGCGAACTGGCACATCACGGAATCAACGTCAACGCAGTGAGCCCGGGGTTAACACGTGTCGAGCGTATCGAGCGACTCCTCGAAGAGAAGGGCGAACTGTACGAGATAGACGCCATCCCGCTCGGCCGCCTAGGGGAACCCGAGGACATCGCGAACGCCGTTCTCTACCTGACCTCGGACCTGGCCTCGTACGTCACCGGTGTGGACCTGCCCGTCGACGGCGGCGCCGTGCGGACGTCGGTGCTGTACCGGGACCAGTACCTGAGCGAGTGACGGTCTACACGAGAAGCGGGTGAACGGAAGACCCGATTTAGCCTTACGCTTCGTCCCACTGGTGGGTGGGCGACCCGCCGACGAAGGAGACGAAGTTCATCCCGCCATCGGGGAACTTCCAGGGACCGTGGGGAATCTGCTGGCCGTAGATGTAGTCACCTGCAGTCAACTCCCGGCCGTCGACGAGGATCCGGCCCTCGAGAATGAGGCAGGCGTGGGCGCTCTCGTGGGTGTGCTCCGGTTCGAAGTAGCCTTCGGGGTACTTCACCAGCATGTCCGTGCGTCCCTCGGCCTCGTTCTCGTTGATTATCTTGACCTGCAACCCCTCCGGGAGACCGAGCAGCTCGGCGTCGTCCCAGTCGACCTCGTCGGCCTCGACCGAGAGGTCCAGTCCGACGTCGACGACCGCGGGTTCCTGCGGGGAGACGGGGTCGAATTCGCGGGGCATGGTCATTCGTTGTACAGGACGACCCGCAGTGCGTTCTCGTCGGGGTCGGTCCGCGCGTGGTAGGCGGCGTCGAACTCCTCGAGGTCGAACTCGTGGGTGATGAGCGGGGTCAGGTCGACCTGGTCCGAACGGACGAGGCGCTCGCTGGGCTCGGACTTGTTCGCGTGGGCGCGGTTGCCGACGAACTCCTTTTCGTCCAGCGCGATCTGGGCGACAGGGATCTCGTTGAGCGCCTCCGTCGGGACGCCGTCGACGCTGATTCGGCCACCCTTCCGCGTCATCTCGACGGCCTGTCGGACCGTCTGGGCGATGCCGACGGCCTCGAGGGTGACGTCGACGCCGTGGCCGCCAGTCAGTTCGCGGACCTGTTCGACCACGTCGTCGTCGTGGTACGAGATGGTGTCCGTGGCGCCCAGCTCGGCGGCCATCTCGTTTTTCGACGGGTTCCCGATGGCGATGACGTCGCTCGCGCCCATCGACACGGCGTGCTGGACGAGACAGAGACCGATCGTCCCGGTCCCGATGACGGCGACGGTGTCGCCGGCGTCTATCTCTCCGCGGTGGGAGCACTGCAGGGCGATCGCGTTGGTGTCGAGCAGTGCTGCCTCGCCCCACGGGATGGTGTCGTCGAGGTGGTGGAGCATGTCTTCGGGGACGGTGACGTACTCCGCGTAGGCACCGTCCATCGTATGACCGATCTGGCGGTGGCCGGAGTCGAAGTCGCCGTAGTTGTCACAGAGGTTGTACCGGCCCTCACGACACATCCGGCAGTAGCCACAGCCAGAGGGCGTCTCGCCGAAGACACGGTCACCGGGCTCGAACCGGTTGACGGAGTCGTGGACGT contains:
- a CDS encoding SDR family NAD(P)-dependent oxidoreductase, translating into MVIDHTGETVIVTGAGRGIGREIAYHFADAGADVVAAARTESEIEETVAGIEERGSTGLAVPTDLREPAEIVALVDAATDHFGTLDVLVNNAAVHVAGDPLSRSVEDIDAMLGVNLRGVFLLSQAFANAVIDGDGSGGSIVNISSIVGHLSVPAMPVYCGTKAGVYGLTRGLAGELAHHGINVNAVSPGLTRVERIERLLEEKGELYEIDAIPLGRLGEPEDIANAVLYLTSDLASYVTGVDLPVDGGAVRTSVLYRDQYLSE
- a CDS encoding cupin domain-containing protein, giving the protein MPREFDPVSPQEPAVVDVGLDLSVEADEVDWDDAELLGLPEGLQVKIINENEAEGRTDMLVKYPEGYFEPEHTHESAHACLILEGRILVDGRELTAGDYIYGQQIPHGPWKFPDGGMNFVSFVGGSPTHQWDEA
- a CDS encoding zinc-dependent alcohol dehydrogenase, translated to MAQESQRGIPDEMEAVVLHAPGEWAVEKTETPAVDEVENVLLRMRAVAICGTDPKLMNGKYDEWPPSYPFIPGHEYAGEVVDVHDSVNRFEPGDRVFGETPSGCGYCRMCREGRYNLCDNYGDFDSGHRQIGHTMDGAYAEYVTVPEDMLHHLDDTIPWGEAALLDTNAIALQCSHRGEIDAGDTVAVIGTGTIGLCLVQHAVSMGASDVIAIGNPSKNEMAAELGATDTISYHDDDVVEQVRELTGGHGVDVTLEAVGIAQTVRQAVEMTRKGGRISVDGVPTEALNEIPVAQIALDEKEFVGNRAHANKSEPSERLVRSDQVDLTPLITHEFDLEEFDAAYHARTDPDENALRVVLYNE